The following are encoded in a window of Armatimonadota bacterium genomic DNA:
- a CDS encoding ferrous iron transport protein A: protein MSSAFGFKELRQGMKARVHSVAESTAHSFRLLEMGLTPGTEFVVTKVAPLGDPVEIRLRGHQLCLRRSESDGLRIEPVE from the coding sequence ATGAGTTCAGCCTTCGGTTTCAAAGAACTTCGCCAGGGCATGAAGGCGCGCGTTCACTCTGTCGCAGAATCGACCGCGCACTCGTTTCGGCTTCTGGAAATGGGTTTGACTCCGGGCACCGAGTTCGTCGTGACAAAAGTCGCTCCGCTCGGCGATCCTGTCGAGATTCGCTTGAGAGGGCATCAGCTCTGTTTGCGCCGGAGCGAGAGCGATGGATTGCGAATCGAACCGGTTGAGTAA
- the feoB gene encoding ferrous iron transport protein B: MLTLSEKSVAERHPLIALVGNPNAGKSSLFNLLTGSNQRIANYPGVTVEKVTGTVEFDGTKATCVDVPGLYSLTPLSMDEDVAAAVIQSGYDGTKPDLLVCVIDAANLERNLFFFSQLAELRIPLVVALTMVDVLARDSRSVDVPKLAELLGVPVVQVLAHKGGGLEELKLAIDESLSAAQAPAIAIGYPEVVNRGVRALADAFEAEGRDAVESELRGALLATQSWLDETIEASPKLAAVLAEQQRSVLGKQAQGKTIDAQARYAWSASVARKAIDVEADERVTTSAKIDSILTHRVFGLVIFTAVMFLVFQSIYTVAAPLMGWIDSGIAYLITVIDPLLASMPTVQSLVTDGVIRGIGSVLIFLPQICILFFFIAVLEGSGYLARAAFLMDRLLGWTGLNGRAFIPLLSSFACAIPGIMAARVMPDEKSRIATIMVAPLMSCSARLPVYVLIIGAFIEPQFGAAWAGMALFGMHFVGVIVAVPVVLFLNRKILKGKRPPFLMELPRYQMPVWRNVWLTLYSRARVFLQTAGTIIFAMSVLIWALLYFPRPADKMAQYSVDYDALRLAEDSSITRDNYVAHRQNRDSYLGRFGRSIEPVFAPAGFDWRLTTAILAAFPAREVVIPALGIIFSLGGDIDAESGDLRAAISGATWPDGRQLLTPWTAVGFMVFFALCCQCAATLATIKRETNSWKWPVASFIYMTVLAYLLSVAIHQLGKVFG, from the coding sequence GTGTTGACTCTAAGCGAAAAATCGGTTGCTGAAAGACACCCGCTGATCGCGCTTGTCGGCAATCCGAACGCTGGCAAGTCTAGCCTCTTCAACCTCCTTACGGGATCAAATCAGAGAATCGCCAACTACCCCGGCGTGACTGTCGAGAAGGTCACGGGAACGGTCGAGTTCGACGGCACGAAGGCGACTTGCGTCGATGTACCGGGGCTCTACAGCTTGACGCCGCTCTCGATGGACGAGGACGTCGCAGCTGCAGTCATTCAGTCCGGTTACGACGGCACAAAGCCGGACTTGCTGGTGTGTGTCATCGATGCCGCCAATCTGGAGCGGAACCTATTCTTCTTCAGCCAGCTGGCCGAACTACGGATCCCACTCGTCGTCGCACTGACGATGGTCGACGTTCTGGCGAGAGATTCGCGCTCCGTCGACGTTCCGAAACTCGCCGAACTGCTGGGCGTTCCCGTTGTCCAAGTCTTAGCGCACAAGGGCGGCGGACTCGAAGAGCTGAAGCTCGCAATAGACGAGAGCCTGAGCGCCGCCCAAGCTCCGGCTATAGCGATCGGATATCCAGAGGTGGTCAACCGAGGTGTACGTGCTCTGGCAGACGCCTTCGAAGCCGAGGGCCGCGATGCTGTTGAGTCAGAGCTGCGCGGAGCCCTCCTGGCCACACAAAGCTGGCTTGACGAGACCATCGAGGCGAGCCCGAAATTGGCTGCCGTGCTGGCAGAGCAACAGCGGTCGGTGCTGGGAAAGCAAGCCCAAGGGAAGACCATTGACGCCCAGGCGCGGTATGCCTGGAGCGCATCGGTCGCCAGAAAGGCGATCGACGTAGAAGCCGATGAGCGCGTGACGACATCGGCCAAAATCGACTCGATACTGACTCACCGAGTGTTTGGACTCGTCATCTTCACTGCGGTGATGTTCTTGGTCTTCCAGTCGATATACACCGTTGCCGCGCCGCTGATGGGTTGGATCGACAGCGGAATCGCCTACCTGATTACTGTCATAGATCCGTTGCTGGCATCGATGCCGACCGTTCAATCGCTTGTGACGGACGGGGTTATCAGGGGCATCGGCTCTGTTCTCATCTTCCTTCCTCAGATTTGCATCCTGTTCTTCTTCATCGCTGTGCTCGAGGGCAGCGGATACTTGGCCCGCGCTGCGTTTCTGATGGATCGTCTTCTGGGCTGGACGGGACTCAACGGCCGCGCCTTCATTCCGCTGCTCTCCAGCTTTGCGTGTGCCATTCCGGGGATCATGGCCGCCAGGGTCATGCCGGATGAGAAGAGCCGCATTGCGACGATCATGGTCGCTCCTCTGATGAGCTGTAGCGCCCGTCTACCGGTGTACGTGCTGATCATCGGCGCCTTCATCGAGCCACAGTTCGGCGCAGCTTGGGCAGGCATGGCGTTGTTCGGCATGCACTTCGTCGGCGTCATCGTCGCCGTGCCAGTAGTCCTCTTTCTGAACCGCAAGATCCTGAAAGGGAAGAGGCCTCCGTTCTTGATGGAGCTGCCGCGCTATCAGATGCCGGTGTGGCGCAATGTTTGGCTCACGCTGTACTCCCGCGCCAGGGTTTTTCTTCAGACGGCTGGGACGATCATCTTTGCCATGTCCGTCTTGATTTGGGCGCTGCTGTACTTTCCGCGGCCAGCGGATAAGATGGCCCAGTACAGCGTTGACTACGATGCGCTGCGTTTGGCCGAGGATTCCAGCATCACCCGGGACAACTACGTGGCACATAGACAGAACCGAGATTCGTATCTCGGTCGCTTCGGGCGCAGTATCGAGCCGGTTTTTGCGCCGGCGGGGTTTGATTGGCGACTGACTACGGCGATACTCGCAGCGTTTCCGGCCAGGGAAGTCGTGATCCCCGCGCTAGGGATCATCTTCAGCCTGGGAGGTGACATCGACGCAGAATCGGGAGACCTGCGCGCGGCGATCAGCGGTGCGACGTGGCCGGACGGCAGGCAGCTGTTGACGCCGTGGACTGCCGTGGGATTCATGGTGTTCTTCGCCCTCTGCTGTCAGTGCGCGGCTACGCTTGCGACGATCAAGAGGGAGACGAACAGTTGGAAGTGGCCTGTCGCGTCGTTCATCTACATGACAGTGCTTGCGTACCTCCTGTCCGTCGCGATTCACCAACTGGGCAAGGTGTTCGGCTGA